The segment ataactttattcaacaatttcttctcttccgtgtcagtcttcgacgtgccttcatgagagtaccatgataCCTGCGTGTGCACTTACCTGCTTGCAAACAGCAAAAAGAGAAgtttttgaataaagtcattattttttaatttaatttttgaaaaGTATTCTCTAATGACAGAACCTTTCCCCTAATATGAATAGCTTAATAACAGCTGCTTAATACTTTTCAGaaaactataatacatttaaaaagaaagTTTGGTGGAACAACATGTATTCGAAATACAACTCTGAATGTAAAACTTTCTTATTGTCACTtctgcattcttgctgaataaaattataatacatatacACTCTTTTCTCCTCAGATATTTTGTGTGCATGGTGGCCTTTCTCCATCTATTCAAACTTTGGATCAGATTAGGACTATTGACCGAAAACAGGAAGTTCCTCATGATGGACCCATGTGTGACCTACTGTGGTCTGACCCAGAAGGTGAGAGACATTAATGTAATATACAACAAGGCCTTCAATATGTTGTTAATAGCTAAGACCGTTTGCTCTCTTTTGTGGTCTCTAGACACCACAGGATGGGGTGTGagtcccagaggagctggatATCTGTTTGGTAGTGATGTTGTGGCACAGTTTAATGCTGCCAATGATATCAGCATGATCTGCAGAGCTCATCAGCTGGTGATGGAGGGTTACAAGTGGCATTTCAATGAGACTGTGTTAACAGTGTGGTCTGCTCCAAACTACTGTTATAGGTGTGTTTCTTTTCTGTCTTGTGTTTGTAACTGACTATTTAGATGTAAACAGGCTGGCTTGCATTACTTAACTCTTTTGTAATGTTTTCTTAGGTGTGGTAATGTGGCAGCCATTTTGGAGCTTGATGAGCATCTCCAGAAGGAGTTTATTATATTTGAAGCTGCACCTCAGGAAACCAGAGGCATCCCCTCTAAGAAACCTGTTGCTGACTACTTCCTTTGACTTTCCAGTCCAGGATAAAATTGGAAGCGTCGGAAACAACTcctataaactattttttttgttCTTGTGCTGGCCAACTTTTATCTGCACAACATTCAGTACTTCTGTGAATGGACCAGTTACAGCATTTACTGCCTGTTTCTCATTAGCCTTCACATTCCTTCCTCATTGCAAATGTTTTTCTTACATcttgtaaaatgtatttgaacCTGTTTTGACTGTCCCTAATTATGTGGTAGTTTTGTACTTTCAAATTGGTGATATTTTTTTCcaacagaaagaataaaatgAGTGggtttatatatttgtatatataaatcTACAAAACTGAGCATATCCATGAACACGCAGTTAATGTTAATATGCTTGTATTTATATAGCGGGTGTGCCATATTTGTAATGTAGCACTGATAAAAATGAGTATACAAGATTTTAAATCATAGACTATAAATATGTAAGTGATAAAACACAATAGCAAGGTAAAACTCGCTATACAGAAATTACTGTATATgagagaccctggaccacaaaaccagtcatatgggtaatttttattttttttaattgagatttatacatcatttgaaagctaaataaataaatttccattgatgtatggtttgctaggataggacaatattttaggggtgccaataattgtggccaacatgcaccagagaaaaacatttgtttcataatgagatatccctcccattttccatcgttttacttcaatgaaaggttagaatttatgaatttttcaaatgaaagatctaaaggataaataatgcagatttattttcacagtcccCTTTGCttatatttactaagggtgccaatttCAGTGGAGGGCACTATATATTAATTCCAGCCACAAAAAGAATTCCCCTAACCATTGTACAACCTTATGGAAATTTTTGtccattttagttattttttatttatttataattttgccTTACtttttggctcaggtgtgtattttaaTTGGAATTTTAATAATGTTCAAAAAGAAATAATTTTCCCTTGTATCACTCTTTAGCTTTAATGTTGACATGATCAAATCTGTTGCAAACACCAATGCGAGTACTTGTTCGACTCAAGTGCCTCACTGTAATctcctttttttttaaactaagaaaACGAGAGGGTATTAACTTATATTGAACCTGGAGATTTCCTTAAACAAGTTTAAAAGAAACAGGCTTTCAGAGAATTCATAGTGTCCATGATGTTCAGATCGAGGAGACTACACATACTGACACTTTTTCATATTTCTTGCTCTAGTTGTTATTAAGTGTGTCAAAATAAAAGACATCAAATCACTTTGGTATCAAAGCATCAAGTACTTTTCCctcaaattattttatataaataaatagcacAACAGActaagaggtaaaaaaaaaaacacagaacaggtgtataagatgtttttttcttttggttaTTACAGTAAGATTCATACATAAGTAATAGTGTTCAGTTCAATGTAACAGCAAAGCTTAAATAATCTGCATGCCTCTATTTTGAGTAGCCATGCTTTACTGCATATTAAGAAAGTATACAGATAATTGAGGTTAACCTTTggtttactggaatgcagttgtTGGCAGTGTTGTGGCAAACGGTTCACACTTCATATTAATCTAAACACCAGAACTGATTTTCCTAAGTTTTCACAGAAAAAGATTTCCTTCATTTATGTTTAGCAGAAAGGCACTTCATAGTACTTATTGTTACCAGTGGGCTTTTCTTTCCTTAGCAACTGTCTCTAGGAAATGCAAGTGATTGGCATAGAGGGCCAGGGAGGAGTCGACATCAATCCAGCTCACTTGACCAGCGTCATCACCTGCTTGCAATGGAAGCTCACTCACACTATTGCCTAAATGGAAAGAATTGATTCAAGAATTAAATGAAACAATGTACTTTACTCAGTCAATAACATATCATCCCAAATATCACTATGTGTTTCATCAGCACAATGTTTTTACCTGACTCATCATGGAAATTGACTGCAACTGTCTCCATCCAAGCATTATCTGTGTTTCTTGGATCATCTACATAACCTTTATAGACCTATAGGAAAAAAGATACTGAGTTATATAGTGCTACAACACAAGATGCACTCACAATTACTGTTGTTTGGTCAAATACTTTGAGTGAAATCCAGTAATTGCAACAGGAATCTGCATGATCTGCTTGTTTGTCAGGACTGGAAAGTTTTCACTTTGTGTTAAATTTGGACAGAAAAACATAAAGCTTTTTGGTTTCAAATCGAAGTGTAAACAGTGATTAATGTATCACTAAAAATTAGCTGAAATGTTGATAATTTgaccatttaaaaatgtaatttaagagTGCTGTGTTCATAATTTTGTGGAAACTGCAATACAGTACCTTTTAAAGTTTTGTGGTAAGCAAAAAAACTGTTACTTTTATGTAACAAATGACAAATGTAAAGACTTTTACAACGTTACAaagtatttctatttcaaataatttgACTAAGTTGATAAGTTTCTATTTATAAAAGAATACTGAAACAACAAGTATCAATTTCCACAATATGAAGTAGCACAGTATGAAGTGTCTTAagcagcaagtcagcatattaaaatattttctaaaagaTCTTTAAATCTGCattatgaaatatattaaaatagaaaagagttatttaaattctaataagatctcacaatattacagatttctCCTGTATTCTTTTTCCTGTATATAATGCATTGTGATACTCCCATGAATGTGTGATGAACACTGACAGGGtgcagaagaaattgttgaaaaaagttgctatttttgttttctttgtgcacaaaagcattctcatagcttcataaaatggttgatgtcacatggactattttatcaatgtccttactacctttctgggtcttgaacgtgtcagttgcgttgctgtctatgcagggtcagaaagctcttgaattttataaaaaatatcttaatttgtgttctataGAGTTAACAAAGCTCTTATGGGTTTAAAACggaatgagagtgagtaattaatgacagaattttcatttttgggtgaactatccctttaaatattgtaattattccaaacttttgaagtgTAAGCGTACGGTCTCACCTGAAGACCTTCTGAGTTAAAAAGCTCAGAGATTCGCTTTTGGATCTTCTCCCTCTCACTTGGAGGTGCTTGCAGTGAGTTCAATGCCTCTTCTGAGAACTCACGCTGCAGTGTTTGAGAAACACGCTCTCCAGGGTCCACCATTCCCTGAACACACAACAACAAACATCATAACCTGTTAGCAAATTAGCAGAATGAATTTTTAACAACTTCAATCCACAGATGCTCTTCACTCATAATAACTATTATGAAAATTTGAAACGAGCACTGAGATTCATACTCACCCCTGGGATGGCCCATTCGCCACAATCCAACCTCTTAATGGACACAAACTGCAGCACAGGCAGTTGAGAGTTAGTGTGGTGGACATGCTGTCCTGTAGAGTCTGTTTTCCATCTGTATGAGAGACCAAAGGAAATGAGTTTTCAAGAACGTgtacatcagatgcccattttccacaagttgatattctttagggtcttcatgaaatgtaaCAAACTTTAGTTAAAATTCCTTGATGatcatgtaaaacaacactctGTTTACctagtcaaaaacagctctgttcacagcgacctgtttcggtgcatgactctttaaatgataatgagctctgctcaccacGCCCCTCCCTTGTCCCTTCCATGGGACATGTCGACATAACACCATGTCCTAACTACTATGTCGGGCAACACGCGATAAAAGGTATCTTTGTCATGTTAATCtgagtttttgtcctaactagcTAAACACAGaatttctattttagaaatgGTTTCTATACAAACTATGACAGTGATAATCTCAGGTgttgattatgtgctttattcaatgttaaaagaGTCTATTGTGAGCTTGAATATCATATTGCATGATATTTCTAGCCatactgacagctaaacactagaTTTTACCTCCGATCTTTAAAGTAAATTAAAGCAAACATGCATTAAAGCAGTTAATTAAAGCAAACTGCCAACTCATTGTGAACCAACAAACATATTCCATAACAAAGATGGTATCAGTGactcagtatgtagttttaataatgttaaaaaggtttaatatttgAATTAGTCTATAAACTTGTCCATTTCGTGTGATATTTGAGTGATTCTGTTACGTCGCGCTGTTGTGTCGCATCTGGAGaggaccatagatatatatacgtagatgcctcattagtgaCTGTTTCCATGGGCCGTTATATGTAAGCCATCCGCCATATTGCAGTGgtcaacttgacgtcattcacccatagatctatgtaatttaccatagtaatcactgaatattcgaaatgcaacagtcctgcacagccattGGTCTGCAAACCTatagtatggtgaatgacgtcaagttgatCTTTCCAATATGGTGGACGCATTCACATGcctctacgtatatatatatatatatatatggtgtgGACAGCCAAATTGCTTGTCGCGGTGTAATACACATGAATTGACCCTTCAAAAACCCGccctccttagttactgttgccATGTCAGACAAACAATGCCGCTCTCACACTACACTTCattacttttggtatgaaacaaggtcttagctttaaaatgttgtcaaTTTTAAAAGAAATTCAAATAAATACCACTTTGTGTCTCTATAAtgtaatatacagtcgtggccaaaagttttgagaattacataaatattggaaattggaaaagttgctgcttaagtttttataatagcaatttgcatatactccagaatgttatgaagagtgatcagatgaattgcatagtccttctttgccatgaaaattaacttaatcccgaaaaaaactttccactgcattgttaagaaggcttcagggtgtccaagaaagtccagcaagctccAAGaccgtctcctaaagaggattcagctgcgggatcggagtgccaccagtgcagagcttgctcaggaatggcagcaggcaggtgtgagcgcatctgcacgcacagtgaggccaagacttttggaagatggcctggtgtcaagaagggcagcaaagaagccacttctctccaaaaaaaaacatcagggacagattgatcttctgcaaaaagtatggcgaatggactgctgaggactggggcaaagtcatattctccgatgaagcctctttccgattgtttggggcatctggaaaaaggcttgtccggagaagaaaaggtgagcgctaccatcagtcctgtgtcatgccaacagtaaagcatcctgagaccattcatgtgtggggttgcttctcatccaagggagtgggctcactcacaattttgcccaaaaatacagccatgaataaagaatggtaccaaaacaccctccaacagcaacttcttccaacaatccaacaacagtttggtgaagaacaatgcattttccagcacgatggagcaccgtgccataaggcaaaagtgataactaagtggctcggggaccaaaacgttgaaattttgggtccatggcctggaaactccccagatcttaatcccattgagaacttgtggtcaatcctcaagaggcgggtggacaaacaaaaacccactaattctgacaaactccaagaagtgattatgaaagaatgggttgctatcagtcaggatttggcccagaagttgattgagagcatgcccagtcgaattgcagaggtcctgaaaaagaagggccaacactgcaaatactgactctttgcataaatgtcatgtaattgttgataaaagtctttgaaacgtatgaagtgcttgtaattatatttcagtacatcacagaaacaactgaaacaaagatctaaaagcagttgagcagcaactttgtgaaaactaatatttgtgtcattctcaaaacttttggccacgactgtacagatCACTGTATAGCCTTAATAGATTAATCAACCGATCAACCAATTgtcttttcttatttatttaaagcacaaaataaacatgaatgaacatcagaacttGATGTGGAGGTGGAGGTGGTCTTATTCAAATAGCTAGTTATCTATGTAGAAACCAGCTGCAAATTGAAATGGCTGGATGACACAGTTTCTGGCTCTGTGTTTTCTTTTCAGCATTTCTGGGCTGGCAGACACGCCAGAAACCTAACTAAattcaataaaatgaaaatattttatcCCAGGTTCATTTTAAGTATGTGAAGCCTGCCACATTACCCACAAAATACCTTGCATGCATGGAACTGTTAAACCAGTCCAGTGGGAGACAAATTACAGGTGAAAGGTTGGTTTCTATTTACTATGTCACACATTTTAGTACCTGGTAACTATTGGGTCAGCGGCATGGTTTGGACCCCACCTTCCCAGTAATCCTCGGCCTTCTAGCCCAGTTCTTCCATGCGGATTTCTAAAGATGATTTACAgtaagtaaaatcattaacaagTAGAAAAAGCAAGCATtgtaattattacaattattgagATATTTTGGATGACCTGGTATTTTAATGTTTGACTTACAGTGGTTTGCCATTCTGGATACGATACGGGCCCTCATGGCTTTTCCTGTCCACAGAGCCATCCAAAGAATTGAACAGCGGGGAAAATCCACTAAAGAAAGCACAAATAgacttttatacatatatttcaaAACATCATGCAAATCATTATCACAGTAATTCTTGTGTGGTACACCCagtgaatttattttttacattatttgtgacctggaccataaaaccagtcttaagtagcacatgtatatttgtagcaatagccaaaaatacattgtatggatcaaaatcattaggatattaattaaaaatcatactccattaagatattttgtaaatttccaactgtaaatatattaaaatgtaatttttgattagtaatatgcatttctaagaacttcatttggacaactttaaaggcaattttctcaaagtttagatttttttgcaccctcagattccagatttccaaatagttatatctcaggcaaatattattatatcctaacaaactaaacaccaatggaaagcttatttatcaagTATCTCAATTTCAAGTACTCACCCAATCTCTGGGTCAGCCCAAACAGGCTTTTTTAGCACAGTGGGGGCGGTATAGTTAACAGGGCTATACTGGGGCCAGTCTGTGTCCCAGTCTACTTTGTCATCCGGGACAGGGAAGCGGCGTGTATCCGAAACGGGATATACTGGACACCGAGCCTTAACGTGTGCGGCAGGAGGCATGGAGACAGATGTGGATGAACAGAGACTAGGAATGCGGCTGATGTCGTTCTTCCTGCTGAAAATTGATTGAAAGAAACTATTAATTTAACCCTTAAGTTGCAACAACGCAAGAcaccgataaaaaaaaaaataattttaaaataaataatttctataACGGAGCGTTTCTTTCATTTTAAGACTCACAAGTCAATCAAGAGAGTACTATAAGAGAAGCTGTCGATTATACAGCTGTCAACCTTGTGTCACTACAGATTCAGAattgaaattaattttaattattacataAATTTACATACCAGACCCCACTCGTGCCAGCAGCGTACGGGAGCCCAATAATACTAAGCGCTACGTGCACCGATGCAACCCAGTAACGGGAAACTGCTTTCATT is part of the Garra rufa chromosome 1, GarRuf1.0, whole genome shotgun sequence genome and harbors:
- the nudt9 gene encoding ADP-ribose pyrophosphatase, mitochondrial, translated to MKAVSRYWVASVHVALSIIGLPYAAGTSGVCRKNDISRIPSLCSSTSVSMPPAAHVKARCPVYPVSDTRRFPVPDDKVDWDTDWPQYSPVNYTAPTVLKKPVWADPEIGGFSPLFNSLDGSVDRKSHEGPYRIQNGKPLNPHGRTGLEGRGLLGRWGPNHAADPIVTRWKTDSTGQHVHHTNSQLPVLQFVSIKRLDCGEWAIPGGMVDPGERVSQTLQREFSEEALNSLQAPPSEREKIQKRISELFNSEGLQVYKGYVDDPRNTDNAWMETVAVNFHDESGNSVSELPLQAGDDAGQVSWIDVDSSLALYANHLHFLETVAKERKAHW